Sequence from the Mixophyes fleayi isolate aMixFle1 chromosome 4, aMixFle1.hap1, whole genome shotgun sequence genome:
TGTTTATACATAGATACATCTACTCTGAACCCTTCTTACATTACAAGGTCCTACAATATTCTAGTTACAGTTACCCCATCACACCGCCTCCTCCCCAATGTCAGACATCTAGAGGGCAGGGTATTAGATCTTATTCCAGGGGCCAGTATGTTGTACCATACACACTGACCCTCTAATGTGGTCTGTCTTCTCAGAGTATCAGCTGAAAAGTCGTACGAGAAGAGAATACCGCTCCGTTCCGCCTCTCTCGTGCTCTCGTTGTTGTGGCTGTTCTCCGATTTATGTTTCGGAACAGAGGTCACAACTTGTAAGctacaaaacagaaataaaacaaaaagtttaaGTCAAATGGAAGTAGGACACAAGACACAAGTGTTTGCATTATAAAATGTTTGGACAACTTGCAACCAACCAGTTTCCATGGGGCTCTGGCACACAGTCTGTGTCGCTCGGCTGTGGGTCTTTGTCTTCTGTTCCAACATCTTTTGTAGATGCGGAAGAATTCTCAACAGCGGACGTATCTCCTGGCTGTAGATAAAAGAGCACGATCTTGGTGTCATTATTACCAGGTGGCAAGAAAATCAATATCACTGGGGCTTCCCTAACCCCCCCATCACCTTTATCAATGACCATCCGAAATTTCACCACCCCCACTTCCTCCTCATCAATGACCACTGGAGATTCCTCCTCTCCATTCATGCCGTCATCACAGATCACAGGTGAGTCGGCCAATCGCTCTTATCAATAACCCCATACCAATCACCCAATACCTTCTTATCAATGATCATTGGAGATTTCTCCACTCTCCCCATCTCCTGATCACTGgagacccccccacacacacccctcTTCTTAATTGGTAAGTGCTTGACTCCACCCATCTGCTTATCGTTGATCACCAGAGACCCCCCCGCCTCTAGTTAATAAATAACAGGGGATTCTTACAATCTACCCACCTCCTTATCACTGACCACTGGAGATTCCTCCAATCCAACCTCATCCTTCAGTCTAATGATTTCTGGAGTGGATGATTCAATGTTTCCTTCTTGCACAGAATTCTCAATGTCTTTAATGttactgaatacttttttttcctccttcttCTGATGCTAAAAATAAGAGACCAATGTTACATcctgtgtttatgtatatatgtgcggTAGTGGCGAGGGGAGAGTACAATCCGTAGGCGGGAGTGAAGTCAGTATAAGGGAGTTAGTATGGTAAGTAATGTCAACAAGACGTGAGGGGAATAACACTGCCAAATGCAGGGACAGCCAATACAGCAGCCCCCGACTACCAGATTACTCTCTTATAGGGCTAGACAAAATACTCAAAGTAGAAATTAAATAGTGTAGTAAAGTTCGGGTAAAAAGTCTATCATCAGTCAGTAACAGGACACACAATACAAACCTATTTGCGCTTCGTAGAtaacagagaacgcactcacagaACCGTCCACGTAAAACCGATCTGCGCTAACTTCTGCGGGATTGTGGGCCCAGCtagaaattattttcttttcccaCCATGTCTCCTCATAGTTTCTGTTTTTCTCATAATACtgctgtttatttacatttaggtCTTACATTACTCATGAGAGAGGAGGTGACATTATGGGACGTATAGAACAGTGTGTAGGAAACAAGTCATTTACTAAGAAAATCACAGAAACAGAAATTGATGGCAAAAAAGAAGCTACAGGTACATCCAATCTGACCCAGTTTATCCGTTATATTATTTAGGCTAAGTCTCGTTAAATCGCCATATGATCATCTTGTAATCTGCCATGATCTGAATGGTTTCTATTTTATGAATGTCTGTTTGGAGATGGGGCCTCGGGGTGACCTATAAAGTGACAATATACAGTCTCCCTCTTCCTATAGAACCCACGTAATCTGCTTGCTATCTTCATATCATCGCCATTTATTGTGTATCCTgctgtaagatgtgtgtcttccACATCTATTATTTTGCATTCTGATGTATTATATTTAAGATTCCGCTCTTTAATCCATTGCTCTATTTTCTCAAAATCACTACACATTGAAGCCCGATACACATCTTTGTAACCTCTGCATTCAGACGCCTTCCCGTGTAGACCACAAGTAATCTCTCTAGAGAGCTTGATGTTCCCGTTTCCACCATACGTAACCTTATTAGGAAGTTTAACAGATGGGCACTAGACCCCAAGTCCTGTCTGATAGACATATTCCGCCTCCATTTGTGAGACCTAAATCTAGGAATTATACTTGGGTCAGACGGACAGGGATCTACGTCTCGTACTTGGGTCAGACGGACAGGGATCTACGCCTCGTACTTGGGTCAGACGGACAGGGATCTACGCCTCGTACTTGGGTCAGACGGACACGGATCTACGCCTTGTACTTGGGTCAGATGGACACGGATCTACGCCTTGTACTTGGGTCAGATGGACAGGGATCTACGCCTCGTACTTGGGTCAGATGGACACGGATCTACGTATTGCACTTGGGTCAGATTGACATGGATCTAGTTCCTGTACTTGGATCAGTTATACATGGATCTACCTGTGACAGTTTGACATGGAGTAACCTCCTGTACCTTGGTCAGATAGATGTCAATTTATTTCTTGTACTTGGGGTCAGATTGACACGGATCTACGCCTTGTACTTGGGTCAGACTGACATGGATCTACGTCTTGTACTTGGGTCAGACGGACAGGGATCTACGCCTTGTACTTGGGTCAGACTGACATGGATCTACGCCTTGTACTTGGGTCAGACGGACATGGATCTACGTCTTGTACTTGGGTCAGACGGACATGGATCTACGTCTTGTACTTGGGTCAGACGGACATGGATCTACGCCTTGTACTTGGGTCAGACGGACATGGATCTACGTCTTGTACTTGGGTCAGATTGACATGGATCTACGCCTTGTACTTGGGTCAGACGGACAGGGATCTACGCCTTGTACTTGGGTCAGACGGACATGGATCTACGCCTTGTACTTGGGTCAGACGGACATGGATCTACGTCTTGTACTTGGGTCAGATTGACATGGATCTACGTCTTGTACTTGGGTCAGATTGACATGGATCTACGCCTTGTACTTGGGTCAGACGGACAGGGATCTACGCCTTGTACTTGGGTCAGACGGACATGGATCTACGTCTTGTACTTGGGTCAGACGGACATGGATCTACGTCTTGTACTTGGGTCAGATTGACATGGATCTACGTCTTGTACTTGGGTCAGACGGACATGGATCTACGCCTTGTACTTGGGTCAGACGGACATGGATCTACGCCTTGTACTTGGGTCAGATTGACATGGATCTACGCCTTGTACTTGGGTCAGACGGACATGGATCTACGTCTTGTACTTGGGTCAGATTGACATGGATCTACGCCTTGTACTTGGGTCAGACGGACATGGATCTACGCCTTGTACTTGGGTCAGACTGACATGGATCTACGCCTTGTACTTGGGTCAGACTGACATGGATCTACGCCTTGTACTTGGGTCAGACTGACATGGATCTACGCCTTGTACTTGGGTCAGACTGACATGGATCTACGCCTTGTACTTGGGTCAGACTGACATGGATCTACGCCTTGTACTTGGGTCAGACGGACAGGGATCTACGCCTTGTACTTGGGTCAGACGGACATGGATCTACGTCTTGTACTTGGGTCAGACGGACATGGATCTACGTCTTGTACTTGGGTCAGATTGACATGGATCTACGTCTTGTACTTGGGTCAGATTGACATGGATCTACGCCTTGTACTTGGGTCAGATTGACATGGATCTACGTCTTGTACTTGGGTCAGATTGACATGGATCTACGCCTTGTACTTGGGTCAGACGGACATGGATCTACGCCTTGTACTTGGGTCAGACTGACATGGATCTACGCCTTGTACTTGGGTCAGATTGACATGGATCTACGTCTTGTACTTGGGTCAGATTGACATGGATCTACGCCTTGTACTTGGGTCAGATTGACATGGATCTACGTCTTGTACTTGGGTCAGATTGACATGGATCTACGCCTTGTACTTGGGTCAGACGGACATGGATCTACGCCTTGTACTTGGGTCAGATTGACATGGATCTACGCCTTGTACTTGGGTCAGATTGACATGGATCTACGCCTTGTACTTGGGTCAGACGGACATGGATCTACGCCTTGTACTTGGGTCAGACGGACATGGATCTACGCCTTGTACTTGGGTCAGTTATACAAGGACCCACTTACTGTACCTGAGTTAGTTGTTCAGAGTTTTCCCTAGAGAAGGAAGGGATTTGTGATGGCGATTGGTCAGTGAACACAGGAATACTGAACCcctttttcttctctttgagACAAGCTGCCTGATGTCTGCGCATCCTTTCCAGCTGCTCTCTCAGTGACATGCGTGGTCGGGGGCTCTCAGTTATACAAAGATGTTCCACGGCGCTCCGGGGCCTCTCCTTTCAGCCAGACGAAAAaggaataaaaggaaaaaaagtaatGTCTACATTGTATATGCATACAGCATATAAAATCAGTATAAACTATATTTTTcagaaaaagttattaaaaaataatgttggTTGGGACTTCTGCGGGGGACGGGACCTCCAGGTCACCTGACAGAGCCCAGTTATTGAAGGAGGATTTATTGGTTAACGCAGCTGGAGATATAAACTCACCGATTTGGTCTCCAGTTTCTTGTTCTTCCGTAAGGTGACATAAGATGCTATTGTGGTAGATTCGAGTGGGGGAGATTTGGTCCTTGGAGGGACAACTCCCACAGGGAAGTGTGAACCTATATACAATGAGAACTGCCCGGTCAGTGTCTTGTTGTTCTATACAATGCACAGATAATATATAATGTGTCTACAGTGATAAATCAAACAGTCATGAGCAGTAAATCCTCTCTCCTGCTAAGATTAACGTGGAGATGTCAAGGATGATTCCCCCACCTTCCATCTGCACTGTGGTTTGTTTTATCTCAATAAGCCTTTAACGCATTTCATATTCTCATTCCTAGTCCCCAATGCCTGGAAGTAAATAGAAAAGAATCATAATGCGATTAAGGATGTGAGGTTGTAGGTAATGGCTCTCCTGCTGATATATATGGATTGCCCATACATGTGTCCTGAACTAACAGGTCTCTAGGAGTCCAGTGGATACAAGGATCACTCACAAGTGATGATGTGTAATTACATGGTGAGAATACAGATTTCATTGTGTTATAAAACTTGGTCAATAGTGAGTAAAAGCAAAACATACTTCATTTAATATGAAAGTTTATTTTATACGATATTGTTCCTATCAGGTATCTATATTTCACTGCTTATGTGATAAAGCCACAAACCTTTGTTGCTGGATGAGGTCTCTATGTCCAACGTTAGGTCAGTCTTGTCTTCACCGTTTGACTCATCCACTTCGGCCACAGTGGTCAACTCTGGCTCGCTTTTGTACAATCTGTAATCTGGTCCCTAGAACAAAACATTAACTAAGTAATTCTCATACAACAGACAAAAGATGGGGGGAAATGGAAGTGAAACACAATCTTCTCTGTGACTGACCCCAAATCAACACAACTGTAGCAACACTGATGTGATGCAAATGATGGTATTCAATGAAGACAATAACAAGTACTCACAGAAATCCACCTCAATCACCTACAGTTGGTCAATATCCTACAGAACCACCTAACACTGGGTGAATCTTCCACTGGGCCAATTTTCCACGGGGCCACCTAAACCACCTTCACTGGGAGAATGTTTCAGACTATTTCATGTATCTACAACAACATCCACTTACCATCTACTCTGAGTCCACCTTAGTGACACCAACAAGCAATCTAACCTATGTATTCTTAGCTACCTCCAGTGGGTGAATAATCCATAAAGCCAAAGGGTTCACCTCAAACATATTCATTGGAGGTAGTTGAGGTGTATAATTCTAGGAGACAACCTCCTTAATCCCTTTAACTATTTCATAGATAACGCGGCCACAGCCATTGGAAGACAAAATCGCTGTGTGGTGATCCTCAcatttttagttacattttacaGTTTGTGGAGGACAAATAATCCACTAGCAGCAGTTGACGTTATAAAAGACCTCGCTGATTAAGAAACATAAAACCCATACCAAGTATGACAAAACGTAATGAGAAACAAGAGCACAAGATACAATCCATGCAGCATAAATATGAAGAGGTTTGAATGGAGAGATGGCGATGAACACTACAGAGGGGTTGTGGCCCTTTCAGTCCCTTACACAATAGGATCCGTTTCTTTGATAAACTTGGCCATGATGAGTGGTCTTGTCATCTGGGAGGTGTACGGGGCCCCTGCTATAACACAGCACGGACGAGCTGCTATCACTGGGTAAATAGGGAAGAGGGGGAGCTGGATCGGAAAAGTCATAGGACCGAGGGAGCGGTGGACGTGGTGGAACTAGCTCCTCTTCCTGGAGATTGCAGAACAGGACACACATTTACCTTACAACTCTGGCTCATTCTGTGTCTGACCAATGACTGAGACCTCCACACTTCACATTAACAGatcattaaaaatacattattccCATAACAAAgttttggacattttttttttttttaccagtttgACAACGGAGCCACTTCCTGCGTTAATATCTACAACAAAATATTTCACCTTCCACACAACTGACCCCATGATCACTAATACAGTAAATCCATAAGGGGTTTTCGGTTTAAGTTATCGAGGGACAGCGAGTCCTACAGAGCCCACATTGTACTAGGTTCTGTAAACCAGCCCAGAATCTCTGTAAATTGTTACAATGTAACATGAAGTTATAAAGGGGTTTCCATGTGATTATAGTGAGTGAAACATTTCTTACATGTTCCTTAGAGGTCTCATACAAAGATGGACATAATAATCTGATACTGAGAGAATATCCTACCtactaatatattatatactaagTACTAATCCCGTCTAACGCTGCAAATCAGAGCAAAGGAAAACAAACCACCTGTATAAAAGGCTATAAATAAACACGTTTTCTTTATTGATACCACTCATTACATCACTTACCTCACTCGTGTTCTTCCCTGAAGAAAATAAGTTTGTGTCAGAATTACCTGTTAAGGATCAGAGAATGATTATCAGCAATAACTGTACAATACAATGTCAGGTGAAACAGCCGACGGGACACAAATGTATCACTATACTACATAATAAGTCTACAAATAGGAAAGGTCCGAGAGAAAGATACGAGTGATTATACCAGTGATGACCTGTAAATATATAGGGAATAACGACAGCATAGAACAGACACCGGCTCGGTAGTACACGGTAATGGGATATAGAGGGAATAACGATAGCATAGAACACAGAGACCGGCTCGGTAGTACACGGTAATGGGATATAGAGGGAATAACTTCAGCATAGAACAGACACCGGCTCGGTAGTACACGGTAATGGGATATAGAGGGAATAACGACAGCATAGGACACAGACACCGGCTCGGTAGTACACGGTAATGGGATATAGAGGGAATAACTTCAGCATAGAACAGACACCGGCTCGGTAGTACACGGTAATGGGATATAGAGGGAATAACGACAGCATAGGACACAGACACCGGCTCGGTAGTACACGGTAATGGGATATAGAGGGAATAACGACAGCATAGAACACAGAGACCGGCTCGGTAGTACACGGTAATGGGATATAGAGGGAATAAACGACAGCATAGAACAGACACCGGCTCGGTAGTACACGGTAATGGGATATAGAGGGAATAACTTCAGCATAGGACACAGACACCGGCTCAGTAGTACACGGTAATGGGATATAGAAGGAATAACGACAGCATAAAACAGACATCAGCTCGGTAGTGGGTAATATAGAGGGTTCTAGGAGGGCACCTGTCTCTGTTACAGCTCTCTGCTGCTTGTGTTTACTCAGTCCTTCCATCACGTCTTGAATCCGCCAGATCTCTTTCTGCATCTGTGCCCGCTGTATACCCGCCGACTCCGTCTAGACATgcaatatgattattattattatgaaggtAGGCAATGTTAATGTGACATCCGTACAATCCGTACTGCACACTGAATATCTATATAATTGTGCATAGAACAGAGGATCCTACATTCTGAAATACTGTCGTTTCCATTAACGCAGGACATGGACTGTACGTGAAGAAAACAAATGGGGGATAAATTATATAACAACAGAGTCCCTGGACAACGGGCATTAAACAGAACAGAAACCCTGGAGGCAAATACCAAGAAATAGCAACATTCATCATTCTAACAATATTGAAgagcaaaataaatgtagaaagcCACCACCACTCTTAGAAAACATATATACAGGTAATACAGGTAAAGGTGCGCTACGTATATCACATGGTCATACCTGgacctctcccagtctctctaGACGTTCCCGCATCTGGTTTCTTGCGGTGGTCACATCTCGCTCTAATTTGTCATATTCTCTCCAAGACCGTTCCAGCTCCTACATAGAGCAGAAAGAATGAGGTGAGACAATGTCACACACACAATGAGACACAATAACACAATGCAGCGGGATAGACTGAtatcacacacgcacacaacgCCCCAATCCTGTAACAGACGAGATGAACGCCACGTACCGCTGTAGCGCGCGACACCTCTCGGCATGTACTAAGCAGCCCGTTCTGCAGCTCGTCCCTCTGCAGCACAACGCTCTGTATAGCGGCCAGGTTGTCTGCGTTCATCTCAATCTCCTGACTGGCGGAGAGAAGAGCTTGTTCCAGGGTGTACTAGAAGGTCAGAAAGGGTTAATTAGCCAGTGTACAAGCAGGCTGCAGACACGTGAAGCACAGCTAGGTGGCGCTCTTACCTTCTCTTTGTGTAACTGCTGCAGTTTCTGCTCCAAGGCTTGAACCACTTTGTCTTGTTCACATAAACTGCTCAGTTTGGCCTGTACAGAAACACAGATGTCAGCAGAGAAGTCACTGCAGCTCCGTGTGCCCTTGATACCGCCACTGGCAAAACGTCATTATGGGGAGCAACAAACCTAAACAATATAGATCTGTGTCCTGCTCAGCAAGGGAATCTATTATCAGTCTGGTCATTGTCTACCTATCCTCCTTCATGTATCTCTGGGGCAGCATCTACGCTGAAGATTGAGATGTGATAGAAGAAAGTTATTCCAGTTTTACTGGATTTGGCCCAGAAACTCCGCAACACGTTCCATACGGCAGAGATGAAGAAACTTCCGCCAAGAAACAGCGACGAGAGGCTGCTTATTGATTACCAGCAAATACTCACAGGTTAAACATCAGCTGACTTACATCCACGTAATCCACAAATCAAAAGAAAATACCCATAAACACAGAGACCCAGCACCGACTGTGCAGCTTACTGCCCCCGTGACTCACACGGTTCCTCCGGGGCAGTGGGAGCTGCTCTAATAGATTACAGCTGTAATACTCACATCTATATCCACCTCTTCAGTCCGGTGTTTATACGCTGTTGGTCTGCAGTCCTCCTGGCTCATCTAGAAAGAGAAGATCAGGATCAGCAGACACCTAGGAATCTGGCCAGAAATCCATCTGATGGACAATATGATGATTGCTTGCTCCACCACACAACACAATAGCAGAATGGAAAATGAACCAGCCACACAGATAACGTCTTACAAGGAGACAATGAGATCTAATGTGGTCATTTACAGACACGAAAATATCCCAATTCTGACACTTTTCTCCAGATATAAAAGAAACCCTGGTTGGCCTACACTCAAAGCCGACTGCAGCAGACCAGTTTCAACCTTCGTCTACATCTCGCGTCCAGGAAGCAGCACAATGATTTCCATACTGCAAAAATCATTATGGGAGATGTTTGTGAGGAGCTGGGAAACTACTCTACATAGATTATACGCAATATTCATTATCCAGTATCGCCACTGCCACCAAGGCTGAGATTACATGGTACTAAAATGCACCAAACAGCTGCAAGGGTCAATAAAGCATTGGCAgacataaaaaggggcatagatgcaagggaagactgtcattttgccactgtataaatcgtt
This genomic interval carries:
- the PLEKHA5 gene encoding pleckstrin homology domain-containing family A member 5 isoform X9 produces the protein MCLISWSPTRVYSYIVSSMGDGKFITATHSNMRTYYFCSDTSKEMEFWMRSMIGASLVHSEPIKRVNVTKVEDPAPQETNHVANHRQLIRPENNNTQKSKEIFSKVEEKAAWEAEKYGFQKDGQERPLTKINSVKHQPYIHDYDVHYKPVHVNGPENRIHESQGHASETDSRVNQRTFASHEDADRVIQRTNSMLQLEQWIRTQRERGPGEDSSGVMSYQTLPRNMPSYRAQIVPRYPEGYKTLPRNLKTRPESVCSTTGMVYERTMVPVTTEEKRRSVRDDTMWQLYEWQQRQFYNKQTTLRRHSSLTSPKTMVHISEQALHSIPMSPSHGSISGYHTYSPHRAYRSELSSPVQRGDLTIDRRQKAPSNKLAFAPDRRSAPVGLTTQPLTQQGLQGKTPEELTLLLIKLRRQQAELSSIREHTLTQLLHLKQSCSQKNEILSHHLQRNLIYVDDQMKDNDPLISMVHTMIENSALRPHLYQQMSQEDCRPTAYKHRTEEVDIDAKLSSLCEQDKVVQALEQKLQQLHKEKYTLEQALLSASQEIEMNADNLAAIQSVVLQRDELQNGLLSTCREVSRATAELERSWREYDKLERDVTTARNQMRERLERLGEVQTESAGIQRAQMQKEIWRIQDVMEGLSKHKQQRAVTETGNSDTNLFSSGKNTSEEEELVPPRPPLPRSYDFSDPAPPLPYLPSDSSSSVLCYSRGPVHLPDDKTTHHGQVYQRNGSYCGPDYRLYKSEPELTTVAEVDESNGEDKTDLTLDIETSSSNKGSHFPVGVVPPRTKSPPLESTTIASYVTLRKNKKLETKSERPRSAVEHLCITESPRPRMSLREQLERMRRHQAACLKEKKKGFSIPVFTDQSPSQIPSFSRENSEQLTQHQKKEEKKVFSNIKDIENSVQEGNIESSTPEIIRLKDEVGLEESPVVSDKEPGDTSAVENSSASTKDVGTEDKDPQPSDTDCVPEPHGNCLQVVTSVPKHKSENSHNNESTREAERSGILFSYDFSADTLRRQTTLEAGNRLPLPESPTLPAPTPQPQLTEGTHFMCV
- the PLEKHA5 gene encoding pleckstrin homology domain-containing family A member 5 isoform X10 — protein: MRTYYFCSDTSKEMEFWMRSMIGASLVHSEPIKRVNVTKVEDPAPQETNHVANHRQLIRPENNNTQKSKEIFSKVEEKAAWEAEKYGFQKDGQERPLTKINSVKHQPYIHDYDVHYKPVHVNGPENRIHESQGHASETDSRVNQRTFASHEDADRVIQRTNSMLQLEQWIRTQRERGPGEDSSGVMSYQTLPRNMPSYRAQIVPRYPEGYKTLPRNLKTRPESVCSTTGMVYERTMVPVTTEEKRRSVRDDTMWQLYEWQQRQFYNKQTTLRRHSSLTSPKTMVHISEQALHSIPMSPSHGSISGYHTYSPHRAYRSELSSPVQRGDLTIDRRQKAPSNKLAFAPDRRSAPVGLTTQPLTQQGLQGKTPEELTLLLIKLRRQQAELSSIREHTLTQLLHLKQSCSQKNEILSHHLQRNLIYVDDQMKDNDPLISMVHTMIENSALRPHLYQQMSQEDCRPTAYKHRTEEVDIDAKLSSLCEQDKVVQALEQKLQQLHKEKYTLEQALLSASQEIEMNADNLAAIQSVVLQRDELQNGLLSTCREVSRATAELERSWREYDKLERDVTTARNQMRERLERLGEVQTESAGIQRAQMQKEIWRIQDVMEGLSKHKQQRAVTETGNSDTNLFSSGKNTSEEEELVPPRPPLPRSYDFSDPAPPLPYLPSDSSSSVLCYSRGPVHLPDDKTTHHGQVYQRNGSYCGPDYRLYKSEPELTTVAEVDESNGEDKTDLTLDIETSSSNKGSHFPVGVVPPRTKSPPLESTTIASYVTLRKNKKLETKSERPRSAVEHLCITESPRPRMSLREQLERMRRHQAACLKEKKKGFSIPVFTDQSPSQIPSFSRENSEQLTQHQKKEEKKVFSNIKDIENSVQEGNIESSTPEIIRLKDEVGLEESPVVSDKEPGDTSAVENSSASTKDVGTEDKDPQPSDTDCVPEPHGNCLQVVTSVPKHKSENSHNNESTREAERSGILFSYDFSADTLRRQTTLEAGNRLPLPESPTLPAPTPQPQLTEGTHFMCV